A stretch of the Corylus avellana chromosome ca6, CavTom2PMs-1.0 genome encodes the following:
- the LOC132184733 gene encoding cytochrome P450 CYP82D47-like, producing the protein MLFPQASSTTFMATILAFFLFLFFLLWILRKARKTTLPPEAGGAWPLIGHLHLLGGTKPAHITLGNMADKYGPIFTIQLGVHRALIVSSWEIAKECFTTNDKAFANRPKAIASELMGYNYALFILSPYGPYWRQVRKIATVEVLSNHRLEMLKHIREYEVNRSIKEMYELWVKNNNMLVDMQRWFGTITLNIIFRMVVGKRFFGTARKDENEFNDQCRNTLKEVFELSGTVVVADALPYLRWFDFGGYERAMKHTAKEFDHMIKGWLQEHKQRKLSGEAKEPQDFMDVMLSVVASDEKISDYDGDTITKATCLAVILGGTDTTQVTMTWVLSLLLNNQEVLKKAQQELDVQVGRERQVKESDIKNLVYLQAIIKESTRLYAAGALTIPHESTEDCTLAGYHVPKGTRLIVNLSKMHRDPHVWSNPNEFQPERFLSTHKGIDVKGQHFELTPFGAGRRMCPGVSFALQVMQLTFATLLHAFDIATPSNEPVDMTEKVGLTNQKLTPIEVHLTPRLPAQVYAWLD; encoded by the exons ATGCTCTTTCCTCAGGCATCCTCTACAACTTTCATGGCCACTATCCTCgccttttttctcttcctcttctttctatTATGGATACTAAGAAAAGCTCGTAAAACAACACTTCCACCAGAAGCTGGTGGCGCCTGGCCTTTGATTGGCCACCTCCACCTATTAGGAGGGACAAAACCAGCCCATATCACATTGGGTAACATGGCCGATAAGTATGGACCCATCTTCACTATCCAGCTAGGAGTGCATCGTGCTCTCATAGTGAGCAGTTGGGAGATAGCAAAAGAGTGCTTCACCACAAACGACAAAGCATTTGCCAACCGTCCAAAAGCTATAGCTTCAGAACTCATGGGCTACAACTATGCCTTGTTTATACTTAGCCCTTACGGTCCTTACTGGCGCCAAGTGCGTAAAATAGCCACCGTGGAGGTCCTCTCAAACCACCGCCTTGAGATGCTCAAACACATCCGAGAGTATGAGGTAAATAGATCCATAAAAGAGATGTATGAACTCTGGGTGAAGAACAACAATATGTTGGTAGATATGCAGAGATGGTTTGGGACCATAACcctaaatattatatttaggaTGGTTGTAGGGAAGCGATTTTTTGGGACTGCAAGAAAGGATGAGAATGAATTTAACGATCAGTGTCGGAATACATTAAAAGAAGTCTTTGAGTTGAGTGGTACGGTTGTGGTAGCCGATGCACTTCCTTACCTGAGGTGGTTTGACTTTGGAGGGTACGAGAGGGCCATGAAGCATACTGCGAAAGAAtttgatcatatgattaaaGGTTGGTTACAAGAACATAAGCAAAGGAAGTTGTCCGGTGAGGCAAAGGAACCCCAAGACTTTATGGATGTGATGCTGTCTGTTGTTGCTAGCGACGAAAAGATCTCCGATTATGATGGTGATACAATCACTAAAGCTACATGTCTG GCCGTTATCTTAGGGGGCACAGATACAACACAAGTAACAATGACATGGGTTCTTTCTCTCCTTCTTAACAACCAAGAAGTCTTAAAGAAAGCACAACAAGAGTTAGATGTCCAGGTTGGTAGAGAAAGACAAGTAAAGGAATCAGACATCAAAAACTTAGTTTATCTCCAAGCTATCATCAAAGAAAGTACGCGTTTATACGCTGCCGGAGCGCTCACTATCCCGCACGAGTCCACTGAAGACTGCACTTTGGCTGGCTACCATGTTCCAAAAGGCACGCGACTCATTGTTAATCTTTCAAAGATGCATCGAGACCCACATGTGTGGTCTAATCCAAATGAATTTCAGCCAGAAAGATTTCTTTCAACCCATAAGGGTATTGATGTTAAAGGCCAGCATTTTGAATTAACACCATTTGGTGCCGGTAGAAGGATGTGCCCCGGAGTCTCATTTGCCTTGCAAGTTATGCAACTCACATTTGCTACCTTGTTGCATGCTTTTGATATTGCAACCCCATCAAATGAGCCTGTGGACATGACTGAGAAAGTTGGACTTACCAACCAGAAACTTACACCAATTGAAGTCCATCTCACTCCACGCCTTCCTGCTCAAGTATATGCATGGCTTGATTAG
- the LOC132185001 gene encoding cytochrome P450 CYP82D47-like → MIFPQAFSTTFMATILAFFLFLFFLLWILRRPKINSRKTTLPPEAGGAWPLIGHLHLLGGTKPAHITLGNMADKYGSIFTIWLGVHRAVMVNSWEIAKECFTTNDKAFANRPKAIASELMGYNYALFILSPYGPYWRQMRKIATVEVLSSHRLEMLKHIRESEINTSVKEIYELWVKNNNMLVEMKRWFESIALNVVFRMVVGKRFFGTARKDENEFNDQCRNTLKEFFELSGTVVVADALPYLRWLDFGGYERAMKRTAKEFDHIIEGWLQEHKQRKVSSEAKEPQDFMDVMLSAVDSDEKIADYDADTITKATCVALMLGGADTTQVTMTWVLSLLLNNQEVVKKAQQELDVQVGKERQVKESDIKNLVYLQAIIKESMRLYPAGALTIPHESTEDCTLAGYHIPRGTRLLVNLSKIHRDPHVWSNPNEFQPERFFTTHKGIDVKGQHFELTPFGAGRRICPGISLALQVMQLTFATLLHAFDIATPSNEPMDMTEKVGLTNQKLTPVEVHLTPRLPAQVYAWLD, encoded by the exons ATGATCTTTCCTCAGGCATTCTCAACAACTTTCATGGCCACTATCCTCgccttttttctcttcctcttctttctatTATGGATACTGAGAAGACCCAAAATCAATTCTCGTAAAACAACACTTCCACCAGAAGCTGGTGGCGCGTGGCCTTTGATTGGCCACCTCCACCTATTAGGAGGGACAAAACCAGCCCATATTACATTGGGTAACATGGCCGATAAATATGGATCCATCTTCACTATCTGGCTGGGAGTGCATCGTGCTGTGATGGTGAACAGTTGGGAGATAGCTAAAGAGTGCTTCACCACAAACGACAAAGCCTTTGCCAACCGTCCAAAAGCTATAGCTTCAGAACTCATGGGCTACAACTATGCATTGTTTATACTTAGCCCTTACGGTCCTTACTGGCGCCAAATGCGTAAAATAGCCACCGTGGAGGTCCTCTCAAGCCACCGCCTTGAGATGCTCAAACACATCCGAGAGTCTGAGATAAATACATCTGTGAAAGAGATATATGAGCTGTGGGTGAAGAACAACAACATGTTGGTAGAGATGAAGAGATGGTTTGAGTCCATAGCCCTAAATGTTGTATTTAGGATGGTTGTAGGGAAGCGATTTTTTGGGACTGCAAGAAAGGATGAGAATGAATTTAACGATCAATGTCGGAATACATTAAAAGAATTCTTTGAGTTGAGTGGTACGGTTGTGGTAGCAGATGCGCTTCCTTACCTGAGGTGGTTGGACTTTGGAGGGTACGAGAGGGCCATGAAGCGTACTGCGAAAGAATTTGATCATATCATTGAAGGTTGGTTACAAGAACATAAGCAAAGGAAGGTGTCTAGTGAGGCAAAGGAACCCCAAGACTTTATGGATGTGATGTTGTCTGCTGTTGATAGTGACGAAAAGATCGCCGATTATGATGCTGATACAATCACTAAAGCTACATGTGTG GCCCTTATGTTAGGAGGCGCTGATACAACACAAGTAACAATGACATGggttctctctctccttcttaaCAATCAAGAAGTCGTAAAGAAAGCACAACAAGAATTAGATGTCCAGGTTGGCAAAGAGAGACAAGTAAAGGAATCAGACATCAAAAACCTGGTCTATCTCCAAGCTATCATCAAAGAAAGTATGCGTTTATATCCTGCTGGAGCGCTCACTATCCCGCATGAGTCCACTGAAGACTGCACTTTGGCTGGCTACCACATTCCAAGAGGCACCCGACTCCTTGTTAATCTTTCAAAGATCCATCGAGACCCACATGTGTGGTCTAATCCAAATGAGTTCCAGCCAGAAAGATTTTTTACAACTCATAAGGGTATTGATGTTAAGGGCCAACATTTTGAGTTGACACCATTTGGCGCCGGTAGAAGGATATGCCCCGGAATCTCATTAGCCTTGCAAGTTATGCAACTCACATTTGCTACCTTGTTGCACGCTTTTGATATTGCAACCCCATCAAATGAGCCTATGGACATGACTGAGAAAGTCGGACTTACCAACCAAAAACTTACACCAGTTGAAGTCCATCTCACTCCACGCCTTCCTGCTCAAGTATATGCATGGCTTGATTAA
- the LOC132183931 gene encoding early nodulin-like protein 1, with product MDAGWDDFEKSVTEGIWPSHSTAAPSPTLSERRQPPSSIPAHSPVVPTLYLAFHGSIQLIAAKPVEDQPFAAQPSHLPQHLTQPCRTAGRRSPLESPPTPNCPEATVTTGSSIPAPFPVGPIQSPPPSKPVKPLLPSAAQQPAGAACHHSSRAIDLPTSIQSIFA from the exons ATGGATGCCGGTTGGGATGATTTTGAGAAATCAGTCACAGAAGGGATATGGC CGTCCCACTCCACCGCTGCCCCTTCGCCAACACTGAGTGAACGCCGCCAACCACCGTCTTCCATTCCCGCTCACAGTCCAGTGGTTCCCACGCTATATCTAGCCTTCCATGGCTCCATCCAGCTCATCGCCGCCAAGCCAGTCGAAGACCAGCCCTTCGCTGCCCAGCCGTCGCACCTTCCTCAACACCTAACACAGCCTTGTAGAACTGCAGGGCGTCGTTCACCTTTGGAATCTCCACCAACACCCAACTGTCCAGAGGCCACCGTTACTACTGGATCCAGCATCCCAGCCCCGTTTCCTGTTGGCCCCATCCAATCACCGCCACCATCCAAGCCTGTGAAGCCCCTGCTCCCTTCAGCCGCACAACAACCTGCCGGCGCCGCCTGCCACCATTCCAGCCGTGCCATTGATCTTCCAACCTCCATTCAGTCGATCTTTGCTTAG
- the LOC132184925 gene encoding cytochrome P450 CYP82D47-like has translation MATILAFFLFLFFLLWILRKARKTTLPPEAGSAWPLIGHLHQLGGTKPTHITLGNMADKYGSIFSIKLGVHRTLIVSSWEIAKECFTTNDRAFASRPKSIVAELLGYNYAAFVLSPYGPHWRQVRKIATVQFLSNHRVEIVKDIRESEVNRAVKEIYEVWVKNNNVLVEMKRWYGSITLNVVLQMVIGRRFDGSGTKEENEANDECMKVLRDLFELSSTFVVADALPYLRWLDLGGYQKAMKRTAKEFDRVLQGWLEEHKQRKVSSEAKGHQDLMDVMLSVVADDDEKISNYDADTIIKATCQSLIIAGIDTTATTLIWTLSLLLNNQEALKKAQQELDVQIGRERQVKESDIKNLVYLQAIIKEAMRLYPAGPLTIPRESMEDCTLAGYHVPAGTQLLVNISKIHRDPHMWSDPNEFQPERFLTSHKGVDVKGQHFEFLPFGSGRRMCPGISLALQVMQLTLATLLHAFEIATPSDELVDMTEKVGLTDMKATPLEVHLTPRLPAQLYALFA, from the exons ATGGCCACTATCCTCgccttttttctcttcctcttctttctacTATGGATACTAAGAAAAGCTCGTAAAACAACACTTCCACCAGAAGCTGGTAGCGCCTGGCCTTTGATTGGCCACCTCCACCAATTAGGAGGGACAAAACCAACCCATATAACATTGGGTAACATGGCCGACAAGTATGGATCAATCTTCAGTATCAAGCTGGGAGTACATCGTACTCTGATAGTGAGCAGTTGGGAGATAGCAAAAGAGTGCTTCACCACAAACGACAGAGCCTTTGCCAGCCGTCCAAAATCTATAGTTGCAGAACTCTTGGGCTACAACTATGCCGCGTTTGTGCTTAGCCCTTATGGTCCTCACTGGCGCCAAGTGCGTAAAATAGCCACCGTCCAGTTTCTCTCAAACCACCGCGTTGAGATTGTCAAAGACATCCGAGAGTCTGAGGTAAATAGAGCTGTGAAAGAGATATATGAGGTCTGGGTGAAGAACAACAACGTGTTGGTAGAGATGAAGAGATGGTACGGATCCATAACCCTAAATGTTGTATTGCAGATGGTTATAGGGAGGCGATTTGATGGGAGTGGAACCAAGGAGGAGAATGAAGCTAACGATGAGTGCATGAAGGTATTAAGAGATTTATTTGAGTTGAGTAGTACATTTGTGGTAGCAGATGCGCTTCCTTACCTAAGGTGGTTGGACTTGGGAGGCTACCAGAAGGCCATGAAGCGAACTGCAAAAGAATTTGATCGTGTGCTTCAAGGATGGTTAGAAGAACATAAGCAAAGGAAAGTTTCCAGTGAGGCAAAGGGACACCAAGATCTTATGGATGTGATGTTGTCTGTTGTTGCCGACGACGACGAAAAGATATCAAATTATGATGCTGATACAATCATTAAAGCTACATGTCAG TCCCTTATCATAGCGGGCATAGATACAACAGCAACAACATTGATATGGACTCTCTCTCTACTTCTTAACAACCAagaagccctaaagaaagcacAACAAGAGTTGGATGTCCAGATTGGCAGGGAGAGGCAAGTAAAGGAATCAGACATAAAAAATCTAGTCTATCTCCAAGCTATCATCAAAGAAGCAATGCGTTTATACCCTGCTGGACCGCTCACTATCCCACGCGAGTCTATGGAAGACTGCACTTTGGCAGGCTATCACGTTCCAGCAGGCACACAACTCCTTGTTAATATTTCAAAGATCCATCGAGACCCACATATGTGGTCTGATCCAAATGAATTTCAGCCAGAAAGATTCCTTACAAGCCATAAGGGTGTTGATGTTAAGGGCCAACATTTTGAATTCTTACCATTTGGTTCCGGTAGAAGAATGTGCCCAGGAATCTCATTAGCATTGCAAGTCATGCAACTCACCCTTGCCACCTTGCTGCATGCTTTTGAAATTGCAACCCCATCAGATGAGCTCGTGGACATGACCGAGAAAGTCGGACTTACCGACATGAAAGCCACACCACTCGAAGTCCATCTCACTCCACGACTTCCTGCTCAACTATATGCATTGTTTGCTTAG